One Flavobacteriales bacterium genomic window carries:
- a CDS encoding enoyl-CoA hydratase/isomerase family protein, protein MAFSNISYTCLDRIGYIEIQRKEKRNALSPLLIGELLLCFNKASNDDTCKVVVLKADGPVFSAGADLEYLNKILNDSEGENLEDSMRLKELFETVYHLNKVVIAQVEGDAIAGGCGLATICDFVFSIPTARFGYTEVKIGFVPALVSVFLIRKVGEAKAKELLLTGELIDAAKAQSIGLINYIESKNEIKNKVVTFASNLCKNASFESLKRTKKTINIIQEKELDEALVWSAKMNASSRQTKDCKKGIKAFLNRGEITW, encoded by the coding sequence ATGGCATTCAGCAACATTTCCTACACTTGTCTTGACCGAATTGGATACATCGAAATTCAAAGGAAAGAAAAGAGAAATGCACTAAGCCCACTGCTAATAGGCGAATTACTTCTATGCTTCAATAAAGCTTCGAACGATGATACATGTAAGGTTGTCGTTCTTAAAGCTGATGGTCCAGTTTTTTCTGCAGGGGCAGATTTAGAATACCTAAATAAGATACTCAATGATAGCGAAGGTGAGAACCTTGAAGATTCCATGCGACTCAAAGAACTTTTCGAAACAGTTTACCACTTAAACAAAGTAGTTATTGCTCAAGTAGAAGGCGATGCTATTGCAGGAGGCTGCGGATTAGCAACCATATGTGATTTTGTATTTTCAATCCCTACAGCAAGGTTTGGATATACAGAAGTAAAAATCGGCTTTGTACCCGCATTGGTAAGTGTATTCTTAATTAGAAAAGTAGGAGAAGCTAAAGCGAAAGAACTCCTTTTAACCGGTGAATTAATTGATGCAGCGAAGGCACAGTCTATTGGGCTTATTAATTACATCGAATCGAAAAATGAGATTAAGAATAAAGTGGTTACATTTGCGTCAAACCTTTGTAAAAATGCATCTTTTGAATCTTTAAAGCGTACAAAGAAAACTATCAATATTATTCAAGAGAAAGAGCTTGATGAAGCACTAGTTTGGTCGGCTAAAATGAACGCAAGTTCAAGACAAACAAAAGATTGCAAAAAGGGTATTAAAGCATTCTTAAATAGAGGAGAGATTACATGGTAA
- a CDS encoding DNA translocase FtsK: MALTSRDYKKDNKNKKKKSSSSVIQSSKIFIKSFKDLISNEKTHQTAGLFLVFGSVFMLIAFCSFIFTWRIDHDKVTGSWMDFLLNPEIEAHNWLGKIGTIVSHQFIHHWFGIASFLFILITFLVGFKILVKISLIPIKRTIAYSMFFLVWVSAVMGYFFEGDLLYLGGSIGFQINIWLGSTLGKVGTGLFYLLSLFIFTIAAFNSVSFLTHLFTIDKEQEPTVNENDSSWTTVPDDGSLPVSPPINESIPEPELETKQEASTIDIDTPVNEVSTELEDTDESEPEIKDDEPAIDLDPISEPIAENVILEGDDVDMAVEEATDDTVELTKSELNEKKEEFGQYDPTLDLGSYELPPVDLLKEYKANKDGVKQQELDDNKNRIVNTLRNYNIEIAKIKATIGPTVTLYEIVPAAGVRISKIKNLEDDIAMTLSAIGIRIIAPIPGKGTIGIEVPNLKPDMVSMRSIIASEKFQNCEMELPIGLGKTISNETFVTDLTTMPHLLMAGATGQGKSVGLNAILVSLLYKKHPSQLKFVLVDPKKVELTLFNKIERHFLAKLPDSGEAIITDTKKVVHTLNSLCIEMDQRYELLKNASCRNIKEYNVKFIDRKLNPENGHRYLPYIVLVVDEFADLIMTAGKEVETPIARLAQLARAIGIHLIIATQRPSVNIITGTIKANFPARIAFRVTSKIDSRTILDEGGADQLIGKGDMLLVTGNNAVRLQCAFVDTPEVEEITDFIGGQRGYPDAFLLPEYVDESSSQGGSGLAAEDRDIMFEDAAHVVVMNQQGSTSLLQRKLKLGYNRAGRIMDQLEEAGIVGPFEGSKARQVLYPDEVSLERFLKGGDETNTEEVS, from the coding sequence ATGGCTCTAACCAGCAGGGATTACAAGAAGGATAACAAAAACAAAAAGAAGAAATCAAGCTCTTCCGTTATCCAGTCCTCCAAAATATTTATAAAAAGCTTTAAAGATTTAATTTCAAACGAGAAGACACACCAGACTGCCGGGTTGTTCTTGGTCTTTGGATCAGTCTTTATGCTTATTGCATTCTGTTCTTTTATTTTCACATGGCGTATCGATCACGACAAAGTAACAGGGTCTTGGATGGATTTTTTATTGAATCCCGAAATCGAAGCACATAACTGGCTAGGAAAAATAGGGACTATTGTTTCGCATCAGTTTATTCATCATTGGTTTGGAATTGCATCGTTCCTATTTATTCTAATCACATTCTTGGTTGGGTTTAAAATCTTAGTCAAAATAAGCCTAATCCCCATTAAAAGAACAATTGCTTACTCCATGTTCTTCTTAGTTTGGGTATCTGCTGTAATGGGATATTTCTTCGAAGGAGATCTTTTATACTTAGGCGGATCCATTGGATTCCAAATAAACATATGGCTGGGAAGTACTTTAGGTAAAGTCGGTACTGGGTTATTTTATCTTCTTTCGCTATTCATATTTACTATTGCTGCATTCAATTCTGTTTCGTTTCTCACGCATCTATTTACCATAGATAAAGAGCAAGAACCTACCGTAAATGAAAATGATTCTTCATGGACAACAGTTCCTGATGATGGCTCCTTACCTGTTTCCCCTCCTATTAATGAATCTATTCCCGAACCTGAATTAGAAACAAAGCAAGAAGCATCTACAATTGACATCGATACACCCGTAAATGAGGTATCTACAGAATTGGAAGATACCGATGAATCAGAACCAGAAATTAAAGACGACGAGCCTGCTATTGACTTAGATCCAATTTCAGAGCCAATTGCGGAGAATGTAATTCTTGAAGGTGATGATGTAGATATGGCTGTTGAGGAAGCAACAGATGATACAGTTGAATTAACTAAATCCGAACTTAATGAGAAGAAAGAAGAGTTTGGTCAGTATGACCCTACTTTAGATCTCGGCTCGTATGAACTTCCTCCGGTAGATCTTTTAAAAGAATATAAGGCAAATAAAGACGGTGTTAAGCAACAAGAACTTGATGACAATAAAAACAGAATTGTAAATACACTTCGTAATTACAACATCGAAATTGCAAAAATAAAGGCCACTATCGGACCAACAGTTACTCTTTATGAAATTGTACCTGCAGCCGGCGTGAGGATATCAAAAATTAAAAATCTTGAAGATGATATAGCAATGACTCTTTCGGCCATCGGAATTAGAATTATTGCACCAATTCCTGGCAAAGGAACTATTGGGATTGAAGTTCCAAACTTGAAGCCTGATATGGTTTCTATGCGGTCTATTATCGCTTCTGAGAAATTCCAAAATTGCGAAATGGAACTACCAATTGGTTTAGGTAAAACTATTTCGAATGAAACATTTGTGACGGACTTAACCACCATGCCTCACCTTCTTATGGCCGGCGCCACAGGACAAGGCAAATCGGTTGGCCTTAATGCAATATTAGTTTCCCTTCTCTATAAAAAGCACCCAAGTCAATTAAAGTTTGTACTTGTAGATCCTAAGAAAGTAGAACTTACTTTATTCAATAAAATAGAAAGACATTTCTTAGCCAAACTGCCTGATTCTGGTGAGGCGATAATTACAGATACTAAAAAAGTTGTACATACGCTTAATTCACTTTGTATCGAAATGGATCAACGGTATGAATTATTGAAAAATGCCAGTTGTAGAAATATTAAGGAATATAACGTCAAGTTTATTGACAGAAAGCTAAACCCTGAAAATGGACACCGATACCTTCCATACATCGTTCTTGTTGTTGATGAGTTCGCCGATTTAATAATGACAGCAGGTAAAGAAGTTGAAACTCCAATTGCAAGGTTAGCACAACTTGCCAGAGCCATTGGAATTCATTTAATAATTGCTACGCAGCGTCCTTCCGTGAATATTATTACAGGTACAATTAAGGCTAACTTCCCTGCAAGAATCGCATTCCGAGTTACATCTAAAATAGATTCGAGAACAATTCTAGATGAAGGCGGTGCAGATCAACTTATTGGAAAGGGAGATATGTTACTTGTAACCGGGAATAACGCTGTTCGATTACAGTGTGCATTTGTAGACACCCCTGAAGTGGAGGAGATTACAGACTTTATTGGTGGACAAAGAGGATATCCTGATGCCTTCTTATTACCAGAATATGTTGACGAAAGCTCAAGTCAAGGAGGAAGTGGCCTGGCAGCTGAAGACAGAGACATTATGTTCGAAGATGCAGCGCACGTTGTTGTAATGAACCAACAGGGATCCACTTCTTTACTACAACGTAAATTAAAGCTTGGATACAATAGAGCTGGCAGAATAATGGATCAACTTGAAGAAG
- a CDS encoding arginase — protein MPEVKIWINMSELGAGVRGTCNAFEALQLASVDTGSILFEESDVEEIKNFNSSFDSSIVNPFAKRLPALVKTYSELCDKIGTSDKFPVIISGDHSSCGGTVAALKKANPNKSIGIIWIDAHADLHSPYTSHSGNTHGMPVACMLQEDNKENAFREIDQETISGWDELKAVGGDYAKIGYSDIVQYAVRETEWEEDLLIENNAVKAFSVNDIRKQGAVDVITEGLAYLEKQDLIYISFDVDSMDPSISRGTGTPVDEGVTELEAEQMILKALEDPRVCCLEITEINPVIDDKGNAMAETAFRILEKAVRKIEQL, from the coding sequence ATGCCTGAAGTAAAAATTTGGATAAATATGTCTGAACTCGGTGCAGGAGTACGAGGTACTTGTAATGCATTCGAAGCATTGCAGTTAGCTTCAGTCGATACAGGAAGTATATTGTTTGAGGAGTCAGATGTGGAAGAAATTAAAAATTTTAATTCAAGTTTTGATTCTTCTATAGTTAACCCTTTTGCGAAGAGATTGCCAGCTCTTGTTAAAACGTATAGTGAGTTGTGTGACAAGATTGGGACTTCAGATAAATTTCCTGTAATAATTTCAGGAGATCATAGCTCCTGTGGTGGTACAGTCGCAGCATTGAAGAAGGCTAATCCGAATAAAAGCATTGGAATTATTTGGATTGATGCGCATGCGGATCTTCATTCACCCTATACCAGTCATAGTGGTAATACACATGGGATGCCGGTAGCGTGTATGTTGCAGGAAGATAATAAAGAAAATGCGTTTAGAGAAATTGATCAAGAAACAATTAGTGGTTGGGATGAACTAAAGGCTGTTGGAGGTGATTATGCTAAAATTGGCTATAGCGACATTGTGCAATATGCAGTTCGAGAGACCGAATGGGAAGAGGATTTATTGATAGAGAATAACGCAGTTAAGGCATTTAGTGTTAATGATATTAGGAAGCAAGGAGCTGTTGATGTCATAACAGAGGGACTTGCATATTTGGAAAAGCAGGATTTGATTTATATATCTTTTGATGTGGATTCTATGGATCCATCTATATCGAGAGGAACAGGTACTCCGGTTGATGAAGGGGTAACCGAGCTAGAAGCAGAGCAAATGATTTTGAAGGCTTTGGAAGATCCACGAGTTTGTTGTTTGGAGATTACAGAGATAAACCCGGTTATTGACGATAAAGGAAATGCTATGGCTGAAACCGCCTTTAGAATTTTAGAAAAAGCAGTAAGAAAAATAGAGCAATTATGA
- the ffh gene encoding signal recognition particle protein, which translates to MFENLSGKLERAFKVLKGQGQITEINVAETLKEVRKALLDADVNYKIAKDFTASVKEKALGQDVLTAVSPGQLMIKITHDHLQDLMGGDTSEINLDKNFSVILVSGLQGSGKTTFSGKLANLLKAKKGKNPLLVACDIYRPAAIDQLEALASQIGVDVYSERESKDAVSIARNAVAHGKSSGHNVVIIDTAGRLAIDEQMMTEIADVKNAINPSETLFVVDSMTGQDAVNTAKEFNDRLNFDGVVLTKLDGDARGGAALSIKSVVNKPIKFIGTGEKMEALDVFHPSRMADRILGMGDVVSLVERAQENFDEEEARKLSKKIAKNQFNYNDFVSQINQIKKMGNIKDLAGMIPGMGKMMQNVEIGDEPFKGIEAIIGSMTKEERLNPQLLNGSRRKRIAVGSGNDIQEVNKMIKQFEDMRKMMKMMGDKKQMANMMAKIPGMGNMMK; encoded by the coding sequence ATGTTTGAGAATTTATCGGGTAAATTAGAGCGCGCCTTCAAGGTACTTAAAGGTCAGGGGCAAATTACCGAAATCAATGTAGCGGAAACGCTTAAAGAAGTTAGGAAGGCGTTATTAGATGCCGATGTTAACTACAAGATAGCCAAAGACTTTACTGCAAGCGTTAAAGAAAAAGCATTAGGTCAGGATGTTTTAACTGCCGTATCTCCAGGGCAGTTAATGATTAAGATTACCCACGATCATCTTCAGGATTTAATGGGAGGTGATACTTCCGAAATAAATCTCGATAAAAATTTCTCAGTAATACTTGTTTCAGGACTTCAAGGCTCTGGAAAAACAACTTTTTCAGGAAAGCTCGCTAATCTTCTTAAAGCTAAAAAAGGTAAGAATCCACTATTAGTGGCATGTGACATATATCGTCCGGCTGCAATAGATCAATTGGAAGCTCTTGCTTCGCAAATCGGTGTAGACGTTTATTCTGAAAGGGAAAGTAAAGACGCTGTTTCAATTGCTCGCAATGCTGTTGCACACGGAAAGTCGAGTGGGCATAATGTTGTAATTATTGATACTGCAGGTAGATTGGCTATTGACGAGCAGATGATGACTGAAATAGCTGATGTCAAAAATGCTATTAATCCATCGGAGACTCTATTTGTTGTTGATTCAATGACAGGTCAAGATGCAGTTAATACAGCAAAAGAATTTAACGACCGATTAAATTTTGATGGAGTTGTATTGACGAAATTAGATGGTGATGCTAGAGGTGGAGCTGCTCTTTCCATCAAATCTGTAGTTAATAAGCCAATTAAATTTATTGGTACAGGAGAAAAAATGGAAGCTTTGGATGTGTTTCATCCGAGTAGAATGGCAGATCGTATCCTTGGAATGGGGGATGTTGTATCGTTAGTTGAACGGGCACAAGAAAATTTTGATGAAGAAGAAGCGAGAAAGCTTTCTAAGAAAATTGCAAAGAACCAGTTTAATTACAATGATTTTGTTTCTCAGATTAATCAGATCAAAAAGATGGGTAATATCAAGGATTTGGCTGGTATGATTCCAGGCATGGGGAAAATGATGCAAAATGTAGAAATTGGTGATGAACCATTTAAAGGAATTGAGGCTATTATTGGTTCTATGACTAAGGAGGAGCGATTAAACCCTCAGCTTTTAAATGGTAGTAGAAGAAAAAGAATCGCAGTAGGTAGCGGTAACGATATCCAAGAAGTAAATAAAATGATTAAGCAGTTTGAGGATATGCGTAAGATGATGAAAATGATGGGGGACAAGAAACAGATGGCCAATATGATGGCTAAGATCCCCGGTATGGGTAACATGATGAAATAA
- a CDS encoding arginine--tRNA ligase, whose protein sequence is MSIKERIEECVVKQLNELYDLEVSRERVVAQKTNPVFEGDLTIVVFSFVKQLKKSPVEIGEQLGDALVGNMKEISSYNVEKGFLNLVVGNEYWLEAYNEIDSSVDYGFVKATKEAESVMIEFSSPNTNKPLHLGHVRNNLLGHSVAEILKASGRNVIKVNLVNDRGIHICKSMIAWQRWGEGATPELEKKKGDKLVGDYYVRFDQEYKKEVADAVASGKDKEVAEKESELMESAKEMLRKWEDGEEETILLWEKMNGWVYDGFKQTYARMGIGFDKVYYESETYLLGKEIVEKGLKDNVLYKKEDGSVWCSLEQDKMDDKLLLRSDGTSVYMTQDLGTAVQRFGDYTLNNMLYVVGNEQDYHFRVLFNVLGKLGYRWSEGMAHLSYGMVDLPSGKMKSREGTVVDADDLMEEMVNTARATTEELGKVDSFSNEEAAELYEMIGMSALKYFILKVDPQKKMMFDPKESIDFNGNTGPFIQYTHARICSILEKSKISQDDVMYIQIEPSQLHVKEKELIKRLVDYPEVIQEGASNYSPAIIANYIYSLARDYNQFYQEVSILKEKDDLLLKFRVSLSYSVSQTINSGMLLLGVEVPRKM, encoded by the coding sequence ATATCTATTAAAGAGCGAATTGAAGAATGTGTAGTGAAACAGTTGAATGAGCTATACGATTTAGAAGTAAGTAGGGAAAGAGTTGTGGCTCAAAAAACGAATCCTGTTTTTGAAGGCGATCTTACTATTGTGGTTTTTTCTTTTGTAAAGCAATTGAAAAAATCTCCTGTAGAAATAGGAGAACAACTTGGTGATGCCTTAGTAGGTAATATGAAAGAAATTAGCTCTTATAATGTAGAGAAGGGCTTTTTGAATTTAGTTGTAGGTAATGAATATTGGCTTGAAGCTTATAATGAGATTGACAGCTCTGTGGATTATGGTTTTGTGAAAGCTACAAAAGAGGCAGAGTCGGTTATGATAGAATTCTCATCTCCAAATACAAATAAGCCATTACACCTAGGTCATGTAAGAAATAACTTATTGGGTCATTCAGTGGCTGAGATACTTAAGGCAAGTGGCCGAAATGTAATAAAGGTTAATCTGGTTAACGATAGAGGAATACATATTTGCAAATCGATGATTGCTTGGCAAAGGTGGGGAGAGGGTGCTACACCTGAATTGGAGAAGAAGAAGGGAGATAAGCTTGTTGGTGATTATTATGTAAGGTTTGATCAGGAATATAAAAAGGAAGTAGCTGATGCTGTTGCTTCTGGTAAGGATAAAGAGGTAGCGGAGAAGGAATCTGAATTAATGGAATCAGCAAAAGAAATGCTTCGTAAATGGGAGGATGGTGAAGAGGAAACGATTCTGTTGTGGGAAAAGATGAATGGATGGGTGTATGATGGCTTTAAGCAAACATATGCTCGAATGGGAATTGGTTTTGATAAAGTATATTATGAATCCGAAACGTATTTATTAGGTAAGGAGATAGTTGAAAAAGGTTTAAAAGACAATGTTCTTTACAAGAAGGAAGATGGTTCTGTTTGGTGTAGTTTGGAGCAAGATAAGATGGATGATAAGCTTCTTTTGAGATCTGACGGGACATCTGTTTACATGACTCAGGACTTAGGAACTGCTGTGCAAAGATTTGGAGATTATACTTTAAATAACATGCTTTATGTAGTTGGTAATGAGCAGGATTATCATTTCAGGGTGTTGTTTAATGTTCTTGGTAAGCTAGGGTATAGATGGTCGGAAGGAATGGCTCATCTTTCGTATGGAATGGTAGATCTCCCAAGTGGTAAAATGAAATCTAGAGAAGGTACTGTTGTGGATGCGGATGATTTAATGGAGGAAATGGTAAATACTGCTAGAGCAACTACTGAAGAGTTAGGGAAAGTAGATTCATTTTCGAACGAAGAAGCAGCTGAGTTGTACGAAATGATTGGTATGTCTGCGTTGAAGTATTTTATTTTGAAAGTTGATCCGCAGAAAAAAATGATGTTCGACCCAAAAGAATCAATAGATTTTAACGGCAACACCGGACCTTTTATTCAATATACCCATGCTAGAATCTGTTCCATTTTAGAAAAGTCAAAAATCTCTCAAGATGATGTTATGTATATTCAAATAGAACCATCTCAATTGCATGTTAAGGAAAAAGAATTAATAAAACGATTAGTCGATTATCCTGAAGTTATTCAAGAAGGAGCAAGTAATTATAGTCCAGCTATAATTGCTAATTATATATACAGCTTGGCTAGAGATTACAATCAGTTTTATCAGGAGGTTTCTATATTAAAAGAGAAAGACGATTTATTGTTGAAATTCAGAGTATCTCTTTCTTATTCTGTATCGCAAACAATTAACTCAGGGATGCTTCTTTTAGGCGTTGAAGTGCCTCGGAAAATGTAG